One window from the genome of Treponema sp. OMZ 838 encodes:
- a CDS encoding sodium-dependent transporter yields MKQKRELFKTNIGMLLACVGSAMGLANIWMFPARLAEFGGITFLIPYLIFLFGFSAFGLMGEYAFGRKMRKGPVLAFESVIAQKTANPLLRAVGWFPVVALIGILSFYTVIIGWILRYLVLAITNTFPVLHPAFFESFAGTPANIPWTLAALVATALIVSLGIQKGIERFTTVMMATFYIVVTVMVIRALTLPGALRGVAIMLRPKWEAFGHLRIWIYALGMAFFTLSLGGAAMLIYGSYMPEGSDVPRTARQTAGLDFLASVMCALFTVPVAYSLGINPQAGAALLFIAVPKIIAHMPAGYIFGILFFLCALFAALTSSIVMLEVPVESLMSKFRIGRKKAAIIITALAACIAVPLNFDMKVFGTFTDAVAIIIFPLAAVTAAFVIFWVYGAQQTLDDINLHAKHKVGSWYAPYMQYVFVPVCLILVIAGIFLGGL; encoded by the coding sequence ATGAAACAAAAACGAGAACTTTTTAAAACAAACATCGGAATGCTCCTTGCCTGCGTAGGCTCGGCAATGGGATTGGCGAATATTTGGATGTTTCCCGCCCGCTTAGCAGAGTTCGGAGGCATCACGTTTCTTATTCCGTACCTCATTTTTTTATTCGGCTTTTCCGCCTTCGGACTGATGGGAGAATATGCATTCGGACGAAAGATGCGTAAGGGGCCGGTACTTGCCTTTGAATCGGTTATTGCGCAAAAAACCGCGAATCCCCTACTCCGTGCCGTCGGTTGGTTTCCGGTCGTAGCCCTTATCGGCATTTTATCGTTCTACACCGTTATCATCGGATGGATACTGCGTTATCTTGTATTGGCGATTACCAATACATTTCCAGTGCTGCATCCCGCTTTTTTCGAATCCTTTGCAGGAACGCCCGCCAATATTCCGTGGACGCTCGCCGCCCTTGTTGCAACGGCGCTGATCGTCAGTCTCGGCATTCAAAAAGGCATCGAACGCTTTACCACCGTGATGATGGCAACTTTTTATATCGTCGTTACCGTGATGGTTATCCGTGCGCTCACCCTACCGGGCGCGTTACGCGGAGTTGCCATAATGCTAAGACCTAAGTGGGAAGCATTCGGTCATTTAAGAATCTGGATATATGCGCTGGGAATGGCTTTCTTTACTCTCAGCCTCGGCGGAGCTGCAATGTTGATATACGGAAGCTATATGCCGGAGGGATCCGATGTTCCCCGTACCGCCCGCCAAACGGCAGGCTTGGACTTTCTTGCTTCGGTGATGTGCGCCCTGTTCACCGTTCCGGTCGCATATTCGCTTGGAATCAATCCGCAGGCGGGTGCAGCGCTCCTCTTTATTGCCGTACCTAAAATTATCGCACACATGCCGGCGGGCTATATCTTCGGCATACTTTTTTTCCTCTGTGCACTGTTTGCCGCCCTTACCTCTTCAATTGTTATGCTTGAAGTCCCGGTCGAGTCGCTGATGTCCAAATTCAGAATCGGCAGAAAAAAAGCTGCGATTATTATCACCGCGTTAGCAGCATGTATCGCCGTACCGCTCAACTTTGACATGAAGGTATTCGGCACCTTCACCGACGCTGTCGCTATCATCATTTTTCCGCTTGCAGCGGTTACAGCGGCCTTTGTCATCTTTTGGGTATATGGAGCACAGCAGACACTCGACGATATCAACCTTCATGCCAAGCATAAGGTCGGCAGTTGGTACGCCCCCTATATGCAGTATGTCTTTGTACCCGTATGCCTGATTTTAGTTATTGCCGGTATCTTTCTCGGGGGGCTGTAA
- a CDS encoding NAD(P)/FAD-dependent oxidoreductase has protein sequence MKKIIVIGAGMGGLSAAIRLQHAGYQVEIYEKEKVSGGKMHPIHEDGYRFDVGPTIVMMPSVYREVFELAGKNPDDYIPMTRLDPMYEVYFKGENPRHYKVNNNLVDLMNMAEAKGTDNSAGFISYLNEIYRRYIVAVKHFITRPFRKPLDMYNPYTLYQALKLKTFNSADKMMASFIPDADLHSMFSFQTLYIGVSPKKGPSLYNIIPMIELFYGIWFIKGGMYTMAEQMAKLFQELGGKIHYDSPVEKILIENAKVKGVLTKGKEVEANYVISDADFPYTMKELIDDEKTRGKYTDEKIKNMDYSCSCLVFYWGVENPHKDLSVHNFVISEDLDDNLASIFTGDLLKDPSVYLHVPSNADPDTAPQGKSSFYLLIPVSELKTVKYEWDAKTVDYYREKALESLKSIPGLENLKEEIVSEHVFTPNDFRNRFNAHYGATFGLQPTLRQSNHLRPQSKAKHCEGLYFTGSSTHPGAGVPIAIEGGKICACELIRDDPDDSGSK, from the coding sequence ATGAAAAAGATTATCGTTATCGGCGCCGGCATGGGCGGTCTTTCAGCTGCTATTCGCTTGCAGCATGCAGGCTATCAAGTCGAAATTTATGAAAAAGAAAAGGTAAGCGGCGGTAAAATGCATCCCATACATGAGGACGGCTACCGCTTCGATGTAGGACCGACCATTGTGATGATGCCGAGCGTCTACCGTGAGGTTTTCGAGCTTGCCGGTAAAAATCCCGATGATTACATACCTATGACACGGCTTGACCCGATGTACGAAGTGTATTTTAAGGGAGAAAACCCCCGACATTATAAAGTCAATAACAATCTTGTTGATTTAATGAATATGGCTGAAGCCAAGGGAACCGACAATTCGGCAGGTTTTATTTCTTATTTGAATGAAATATACCGGCGCTACATTGTCGCCGTAAAACATTTTATCACTCGCCCTTTCAGAAAACCGCTCGATATGTATAATCCCTATACCCTGTATCAGGCGCTGAAATTAAAAACCTTTAACAGTGCAGATAAAATGATGGCCTCGTTTATTCCGGATGCCGACCTCCATAGTATGTTCAGCTTTCAAACTCTGTACATAGGCGTATCACCTAAAAAAGGCCCTTCTTTATATAACATCATTCCGATGATAGAACTCTTTTACGGTATATGGTTTATAAAAGGTGGTATGTACACCATGGCTGAACAGATGGCAAAGCTGTTTCAGGAATTGGGCGGGAAAATTCATTACGACAGTCCGGTCGAAAAAATCCTCATAGAAAACGCAAAGGTAAAGGGAGTCCTCACCAAAGGCAAAGAGGTTGAAGCCAACTATGTTATTTCGGATGCCGATTTCCCCTACACCATGAAGGAATTGATCGACGACGAAAAAACGCGCGGAAAATATACGGACGAAAAAATCAAAAACATGGATTATTCGTGTTCCTGTTTGGTATTTTACTGGGGAGTCGAAAATCCGCACAAGGATTTGAGCGTTCATAATTTTGTCATTTCCGAAGATTTGGACGACAACCTGGCATCGATTTTTACGGGCGATTTGCTTAAAGATCCGTCGGTATATCTTCATGTGCCTTCAAATGCGGATCCCGATACCGCGCCACAGGGAAAATCGAGCTTTTATCTTTTAATACCGGTATCCGAACTGAAAACCGTAAAGTATGAGTGGGATGCAAAGACGGTCGATTATTACCGCGAAAAAGCTCTCGAATCCCTAAAATCGATTCCCGGACTTGAAAACCTGAAAGAAGAAATCGTTTCGGAACACGTATTTACACCGAATGATTTTAGAAACCGTTTTAATGCACACTACGGGGCAACCTTCGGTCTACAGCCGACCTTACGGCAAAGCAATCACCTTCGCCCCCAATCGAAGGCAAAACACTGCGAAGGTTTGTATTTTACGGGAAGCAGTACGCATCCGGGTGCGGGTGTTCCAATCGCTATTGAAGGGGGAAAGATATGCGCTTGCGAACTGATAAGAGATGATCCCGATGATAGCGGCTCAAAATGA
- a CDS encoding phytoene/squalene synthase family protein, with protein sequence MIAAQNEDKTITVLEQSYRAARILIKNRAKSFYRAFSRLSEERFNAVAAVYAFCRYADDLVDDVFASRTAAQTEALLENLEKTVLSLYGGRVQDASRTADEALKTSMEEWLPALTDTVQRFSIPKDGFLAQIRGQYLDLHFQDIKTSDELIEYCRLVAGSVGLMLAPILADEKINPCDEDFLSACENLGIGMQITNILRDIGEDILTRNRIYLPQDMMITHNLTKDDILHMSKAAVQGNIAIPAQFTALWEELSRLGTGFYNDYVRYLMYFQSSCRLSVAAAALIYQAIEDEVRKNGYNCFSRRCSTSKLTKFKLILKATQLITELQSRKATAVSKER encoded by the coding sequence ATGATAGCGGCTCAAAATGAGGATAAAACGATAACGGTTCTTGAACAATCTTATCGGGCGGCACGGATTCTGATAAAAAACAGAGCAAAAAGTTTTTACCGTGCCTTTTCTCGCTTAAGCGAAGAACGGTTTAACGCTGTTGCCGCCGTCTATGCTTTTTGCCGCTATGCTGATGATCTGGTAGACGATGTGTTTGCATCCCGCACAGCGGCTCAAACCGAAGCCCTTCTTGAAAATCTTGAAAAAACCGTTTTATCGTTGTATGGCGGTCGCGTGCAGGATGCTTCCCGAACTGCCGATGAGGCTTTAAAAACTTCTATGGAAGAATGGCTCCCCGCACTTACGGATACGGTACAAAGGTTTTCAATCCCGAAAGACGGCTTTTTAGCCCAAATACGGGGACAATACCTTGATCTTCACTTTCAAGATATAAAAACGAGCGACGAACTTATCGAATACTGCCGTCTTGTTGCGGGCTCGGTAGGCTTGATGCTCGCCCCCATATTGGCGGATGAGAAAATCAATCCCTGCGATGAGGATTTTCTTTCAGCCTGTGAAAATCTCGGTATCGGTATGCAGATAACCAATATTTTGCGCGATATAGGAGAAGATATACTGACGCGCAATCGGATCTACCTTCCTCAGGACATGATGATCACGCATAATCTGACAAAGGATGACATTTTACACATGAGCAAAGCGGCAGTACAGGGCAACATTGCGATACCTGCACAGTTCACAGCATTGTGGGAAGAACTTTCAAGGCTTGGAACAGGTTTCTATAACGATTATGTAAGATACCTTATGTATTTTCAAAGCTCATGCCGGCTTTCCGTAGCGGCAGCAGCCCTGATATATCAGGCTATTGAAGATGAGGTGAGAAAAAACGGGTATAACTGCTTTTCAAGACGCTGCTCAACATCAAAGCTCACAAAATTCAAACTCATTTTAAAAGCAACACAACTTATCACAGAATTGCAGTCCCGTAAGGCGACCGCTGTTTCAAAGGAGAGATAA
- the aroA gene encoding 3-phosphoshikimate 1-carboxyvinyltransferase: MNLRVSTPSFCGTMTAPSSKSHTLRALICASLADDTSFITAPLISGDMESAVQVLRQLGVTITEVSNNPLVLKVTPPAGGLLASAGRGAAERILDLGNSGSLLYFLGMILAAADMPVCLTGDESLRSRPVEPLLSVYRQAGIPYSAASVKNSTGSMEVPPLRFCGPLSAGAYQLDGPFSQPVTGLLLAAPLLNGMSRITFNNAGERPYLRMTCAWLRIAGIEVLNRGNCYFEVAGGQRYRAFTQTIPGDWSSALFPLTAAVICNTALTLTNLDPADTQGDSQALSILKAMGADIRCDTERRTVSVFPISGELKGGRFDCTDIPDAVPILAAAAVFCTGETLLLNAGVCRFKECDRLAASAEELAKFGADITQGEDFLRIGGSDGNSSTVNGSGGQKLHPARVRSRGDHRIAMMLAVAACGIAARYHSGQQSDTTKENTENFSEPSCIEDFDCVRISYPQFIEDMNAVGAAFKETR; this comes from the coding sequence ATGAATCTCAGAGTGAGTACGCCGTCTTTTTGCGGAACGATGACGGCGCCGTCTTCCAAAAGCCATACGCTCCGCGCCCTCATCTGCGCCTCTTTAGCGGACGATACTTCGTTTATTACCGCGCCTCTTATCAGCGGGGACATGGAAAGCGCCGTACAGGTACTGCGGCAGCTCGGCGTTACCATTACGGAAGTATCGAATAATCCGCTTGTGCTCAAAGTTACACCGCCAGCCGGCGGTCTCCTCGCGTCCGCAGGGCGCGGTGCCGCGGAACGCATTCTCGACCTCGGCAACTCTGGTTCCCTCCTCTACTTTTTAGGGATGATCCTTGCCGCAGCCGATATGCCGGTGTGTCTCACCGGAGATGAATCCCTTCGGAGCCGCCCCGTGGAACCGCTCCTTTCAGTATACCGGCAAGCGGGCATCCCGTACTCGGCGGCAAGCGTTAAGAACAGTACAGGCAGCATGGAAGTCCCGCCGCTCCGTTTTTGCGGCCCGCTGTCCGCCGGAGCATATCAACTCGACGGTCCTTTTTCCCAGCCCGTAACGGGACTCCTCCTTGCAGCGCCGCTTTTAAACGGAATGAGCCGCATTACCTTTAACAATGCAGGGGAACGTCCGTACCTTAGGATGACCTGCGCTTGGCTGCGCATCGCCGGTATCGAGGTACTAAACCGCGGCAATTGCTATTTTGAGGTTGCAGGCGGACAGCGCTATCGTGCCTTTACGCAAACAATCCCGGGCGATTGGTCGTCCGCCCTCTTTCCCCTAACAGCAGCCGTCATCTGCAATACGGCGCTTACGCTGACCAACCTCGATCCCGCAGACACGCAGGGGGATTCGCAGGCGCTTTCCATCCTCAAAGCGATGGGCGCTGACATCCGCTGCGATACGGAGCGCCGTACGGTTTCGGTCTTTCCCATATCCGGCGAATTAAAAGGCGGACGCTTCGACTGTACGGATATCCCCGATGCGGTTCCCATCCTCGCCGCTGCCGCCGTGTTTTGTACGGGAGAAACACTGTTGCTCAACGCCGGTGTGTGCCGTTTTAAAGAATGCGACCGGCTTGCTGCCTCGGCGGAAGAACTCGCAAAATTCGGAGCGGATATCACCCAAGGAGAAGATTTTCTCCGCATCGGCGGCAGCGACGGGAACAGCAGCACCGTAAACGGCAGCGGCGGACAGAAACTCCATCCCGCACGGGTACGGAGCCGCGGCGACCACCGCATCGCGATGATGCTCGCCGTTGCTGCCTGCGGAATTGCCGCACGGTATCACAGCGGACAACAATCGGATACAACGAAGGAAAATACCGAAAATTTTTCCGAACCCTCTTGTATAGAAGATTTTGATTGTGTAAGAATATCCTACCCTCAGTTTATCGAGGATATGAATGCGGTAGGCGCCGCTTTTAAAGAAACAAGGTAA